AAAGAGCATTCCTTTCCTGTCTCTTTGACAGAATGCCTGATTGGAACAGACATTGCCTTTCTGTTGGATGGTTCAGGGAGTGTAGATCGTCAAGATTTTCAAAAAATGAAGACCTTTGTGAAAAACCTCGTTGGGTCATTTCTCTCAAGTGATACAAAGGTGAGGAACTGCACTGCTATTCTCAGTTAGACATGTAGCACAtgtagcttttttttatttccatataATACGTTTTTTCTACTTATGTTTTCCACTTATTTCCACTTTCCACTTACTTTtctgtgtatgtttttttttttttttagttttctgtttcCCAGTTCTCTACTTCATCAAAGGTCCATTACTACTTTAATAATTTTTTCTCATCTGGATCATGGGAATCTAACATTGATAGAATTACACAACTACGTGGAGGAACTTACACAGCTAAGGCCATCGAACACATTGTGTAAGGACTGCCATGATGTTGCATGTTTATTGTGTGATCTTTTTATCCAAAACAATTTTTACAATTAATTTGACCACAGTGTGGGCTTTCTATATCACTGATGTAACTTCTTTTAAAAGAGTCTAGTGTTTGTGGATGTCTATACAGCTAATGGAGCAAGTCAAATATTAGACATAAAAACTGTACTTGTAGAGCTATATTTAACTGAAATATAAATTCCCTGTTATGTTAGAAGAAAATACTAAGATATAATATTAAGAGGTTATTTTATTTAACCTCTAAGACAAGAAGATGTACAGTTAAGAAAGATGAACTGAAACTCTATTTTCTCCATTCAACAGCCAAAATGTTTTTACACCACAAAGAGGATCCAGATCAAATGCAAAGAAGGTGCTGATAGTTATAACTGATGGAGAATCTCAAGACTCAAATCGCTTACCATATGCAGCACAGCTAGCTGAGAGTAAAAAAATAGTTCGATTTGCTATTGGGGTAAGTACCTGTTCAATGAGCGTGTAAAGTTAACCTAATTTTCTTATGCAATTTAAAAAGTACCAATATTGATAGGAAACTGATCGCTATGGGTGATAGACATGTAAAAACGGCTATTATAATGTTTTTAGGTGTTAGCATGTATGAgacagttttgttattttggggaaaTTATAAAAGTACAGTATACAAACTCAGTACTCATTGCAAATGCAAATATACTTGGGTTCCCTTTGGTTTAATAGGGAAACAAATCCACACAATATAATaacttaaatgtgtgtgtgtgtgtgtgtgtgtgtgtttttcctctaGGTGGGGAATGCGTTTAATAAACCTGAAGCAAAACAAGAACTGGACACCATTGCATCTTTTCCCTCAGACAAACACGTGTTTCAAGTTAGGGACTTCAACGCACTTGAAATAATAAGACAGAACTTAGAGAAAAAAATCTCTATCGAAGGTACAAACATTAACTTGCTTTGTTGACATTTCCTGCAGTAAAAGGCCTGGTAGACCATtacaattgtttttattttaaacaacttgaattaaaactgaaaatgtgcaCAGCTTgagtgtttgatttaaaatccactgtggtggtgtacagaggcaaaactatgaaaaaaatgtcattgtCCAAAAACTTGTGATCCTCACTGTATTTAAAATTTATAGCAATACTTCCATCTGAAGTTGATAAGTTTGTCTCTATACATTTGTGAAATGATCAAATACACTCTGACACTCTTATAATAAACAGCAAGTCATTATTTAGAATTATCCACTTAAGCCATAATAATAGCATGAATGAGCAAATCAGAATTTTTTACAGtcttttaaatttgtgtttatttttgtgtttcaggATCTCAAACCAGTGGGGAGTCACTGAGAATGGAAATGGCTCAAGAGGGATTCAATGTAGCTTATGTGCCTGAGGtaattaaaaccactttaaactAACCAGACAGTCAAGTGATAGAAAAAAAGGGCAGCCAAACAAACTTcagattttaaattaatttctatGAATTcaatatatatctatctacacTGCAGGGAATTCAAATGTCTATTGTTGGTGCCAACCAGTGGACGGGAGGCTATACTCAATTTACAACTGGGTATGACAGGGTGAAAACATACGAGATGCCATTGGAGCCTGACAGTTATCTTGGTAAGAATATTACACTGACAACAAACTAACTATAAACTACAGCTATgctgtaattattattattggacaaaatataaaaactgaaaaagatttTCTAAATGCTGAAGGTGTGTAtgctaaaaacattttaatattggTCACGTTGTTTTTGATTGTCTGTTACTTaacataaaatatgaaataaatagctacaattaaaataataaaataaataaataaaaaacctggAAAACCCAGAAGACTGGAATAGGAAAAGACAACAATAACAAATACATTTAGTTTTAAATAACCAAAAACTGCCCTCAATAGTAAGATGATGAACAAATGGATGAATGTATGGTTGGATGGATATGCTCACCAGTGGCGTGTCTAAaaaatttttgttgggggggcccggtaggggcacagatttggagaagggtggcagatgtaattggcagataatgttaaaaaaaaattctaccaaCCATTAACCATAATTCAATAACCTTATAAACCTAATGACCGAATGCGCTTTTAACTCTTATTAGAATGAGGTTTTAACCACTACggtgcaaagtttttagatactgcgttgataaagtacaagagatacaatcagtgctttgtcagtgtttattcagcattcaaggacagcaatatttgcatagtatttttactgacatatagtgcacatatgttttgggcaaaaacatttttgaatattaaaatacaaatatttttaacatacaattggcaaattagccaatgcaaaactttatctgccttttaaaaaaagaagataatcttcttaaaaactggtgtttgattttgaaacaggaaaaacatggggaaacaactgaaaagactaacatttgaataaaacctgaaagcaagtaaatactttctatgctgccttattgtaaactttggtaatattgatgtataaagaacaacactggctgatgatgaaatacagtcagctggcatggtgacactgccagtattaacctgcagggctggactgggacaaaaaattgggcattttgactagaaaccggcccaccaggtattaaagtcataaagcctttgaatgaaaacaaatgctgttgtgacagtgatgtacactgtcttgttggtatatgtatgatttctatacattttacatcagataaaaactttgttcgcaagattcaaataattatttaataaaagctagatattttaaatgagaaaaagaaagaaaagtatttctttgtgcccccttttccctgttaatgccctacctggcaacactttgctagacccgcccctgcacagttaccagctgtcagctacacagaaaaggatcctggtgttatttgtctctcagaaacagtttataacttcccttcaactcattcatgtcacctaaaaggtaaacctgtttctccatcacctgttcagctctgatgattcagtaaggacatctcctggtttcatcttcatgtttccctctcaccagataaccaaaccgacatcatgaccagcagcttttacagctgtggctccagcaaacatcggctgatactagaaattaatatcaaataaattctaacaacagctgatcaagcttaaacgtgctgctgttgtttagcgtgacatccgctggtttcctctttctggcgcaaagtgggcgataaacaagagagaaaagccgatcagctgatcattgatcagtttcatgattgaagtaggaacaggagagagaatgagagaagaagaggcagctgtgcagcgtacagacagaataaatccagctttgtgtctttttttcattatagctgaagtccgggacaaactgcgtctcttctcagctcaatacgaaacgcgtaatattttctctgaatgagggaccattccagttttaaggagccgttggcaactctactaaccttatgaataaaataaagttcactatcagtaacatcatagcacccacccagctgtatagaaactccgtcatgctagctagtacgcagtacgatttattgtaactgactgtaaaaagtcagcacaacgaaaataaactccacctaaacttggtttatatctgacccagatagactgcaggtcataacttcttacctgaagttcagttcacctgacactcggaccggcggctgcctcgggtctctcctcctgcctccccttccctcatccacctgctggcctctgtggaagctccgccatagccaccaccaaacaactaagttatttttacacatcagccagcatctggccaaaccaccacctctcattgttcatgccgttacaaaaaaaataaataaataaaataaatcattttctgCAGTGCCATCTTTCGTGCTTGGCTCTCCTACGTTTGCTAAGGTCATGCTCATAGTGCAGACCccgatgctgcattcacttacactcggatatctgagcttcactgtgaaaacatgatcgtacatttgatatttgattgatttttattgttttagctttggggtggcacctggggtggccagtctggttgggggggtggggggggtggcCTGTGCCTCCCCAGGCCACCCCGCTGGACACGCCAGTGATGCTCACTAATCAGTATATTGGGGGTTCCTTTGTGATTCAGAGTATAGAAACTGTAATCACTTTAACAAATGGATTCAGAATAAAATCGGGTGAAGACTTCTTTTGGTCCACTGACATCTGAAACATGCAGTAGGCTTAAGGCAAGAAAAGGGTATGTTGAAATAGAGGGCTTCTTACTGCAAATGATGGCTGAATTATAGGATAcaagtaagttttttttttttgtttgttttaatctggTATATTAGACAGTTGTTGAAATATATAATTTCAAACTTTACTCCCTGCAGAGGTACTAACAATGATTTATTAACAAACGTCTAAATATTTAGAAAAATCTATACAATTTGTCTATATTAGctacatttgatttttttaaactaatgaCTTTGACTGCTTGACTGTTAAATTCTAGGTTACTCCATGGCAATTGCTAAAACCCAGCGTGGCTCACTGACAGTTATTGGTGCTCCAAGGTTCAAACACAGAGGAACAGTGCTTGCTGTGACATGGAGGTTTCAGTTCTCAACTGTTGACAGACAAAGCTTTATGAAACAAACGATTGAGCCATTTCCGTGGCAGGTACAGCTTTACAGTAtgagacagaaatgaaaaataaactaTAATCAAAACctgtattatttttatgtatctgatgtttttttctttaataatttgTTGCTTACACAGTATCAGACTGGTGAATATTTCGGGGCAGAGGTGTGTACCATGGACATAAATAATGATGACATCACTGATCTAATCTTCATATCTGCCCCAATGCATATGGAGCCTGATAGAGAGGGAAGAGTTTATGTTTGCAGATTAACTGGTTCGgtaaatcagttttatttactgcAGTTAAATTAATTGGTTTATTTGCCAACTTTCTTAATGATCATAAAATATTCACTCTCCTCCTTTTAGTTTGTGGAGTGTAATTTCGATGAGCCGTTAGTACTAAGAGGACATGCAGCTGTCAAAGGAAGGTTCGGCTCTTCTCTTGCTGTACTGCCTGATCTAAACTCAGATGGATTCAGGGATTTGGCAGTTGGAGCACCTTTGGAGAATGATGGTAAAGGCAGCATTTACATATTTaatggtgaaggaggaggaagaatcaGTCCTActtactcacaggtacacaacACCAGAAAGCTCACAATGATGTCTAAACTCATCTATCATGTAATGTCAATATTTACAAAATCTGCAACTTGATTAGATAAAATATTTCCATGTACACAGAGAATTACTGGCTCTGAGGTCGAGTCAGGACTGAAGTTCTTTGGCCTGTCAATCAGTCAGTCGTCTTTTGACCAGAGTGGTGATGGACTGCCTGACTTAGCGGTGGGTTCAAAGGGTAAAGTTGTTTTATTGAGGTAAGTCCAAGATAGTCCAGCCATGTGTTATTGTTGTCAATGTTTCTGCCAtcttaaaaataatattaaaggaCCAAAAACCTTTAAGCAGTAGTGGTTTATAAAATGTGTTGTGCTTACTTTTGTGAAATCTTGTTACTAATTCTGGTGAGAACACCACTAATGATACCCAATGTTAGTATGTTATTAATTATGAAGGTAAAAGTAGTTCACATGTATATTACTACTTTCCAGATCAAGGCCTATAGTAATCGTGAAAACTGACGTTTCATTCAGCCCAAAGCAAATCCTTACTCAGAATGTAGACTGCTCAAAACCACTCGAGAACACAGCTGAACTCTGCTTTACCATGAGCAGAGTGTCTACAGTCAACACAGGTTCATCATTCTCCTCTCCTTTTCTAAACTACAAAGTCACTTCCCATCAGctcaatgtttttttatttatataaattcaTAGCATTGAAATCCATCTCTGATTTATTCCAGCTCAAGCAAGGATTCATTATACTTTAACAGTGGATGCCACTCGGAAACCTCCAAACAACCGAGCATACATTAGTGGGAAACAACAAGAGCAGTCTGGATCAGTTACTATAGACTTAAGAAACAGACAGTGCTCAACTGTAAAATTCTATATTGAGGTAAACTCTAACAAtatctggaaaaaaacaaaacaaaacataaacaatgcAATCAATAGAATTTCAATTCAAAGAGTCCTTTAACACTGAATCTAAACCATACATCCCTTTTCTTGCAGGCCTGTCCTGAAGACTCTCTCAATGTGCTTTCCAATGAGCTCAAATTCACATTTGATGGCTTATCTTCCAACACAGATCCCAAACCAAGTCTGTCCCCACAGGCTAAAACAACAACCATTTATCCTGTAAGTCTATTAACAAAACAACTTGCTCCACACTCTGAATTATAATTCTTTGGTCCACAAGCTGCTAGGCATCAGTTTTTGGAAAAACGAGTCCTACTCTACATAGTTCTTTACCTTAAAATGATAGTTTGTGTCTGagattttccactttaaatTGGTTCCCTGAGCGTCCAGAGGACCAAGATGTCTTCCATAAGTGGATCAAGAATATTaacagaaattattttgtttcctgtaacaacaacacaaagcCTCCACTAAATGGCAGCACACAAAAATTGGTCATTGGATTTGGCTATACAATGTTCAAATTGCAATCCATAAATAAAACGTCATGTAAATACTTTTTTCCATTatgctctcttccacagttaGGGTTTGAGATCAACTGTGGCAATGACAACAAATGTGTTGATAACCTGAAAGTGGATTTCAACTTCACCAGGTGTGGCACAATTACAAGACTTAAGCTTTGCTTGTGGCTGCTTTCCTTTTCCTTTGTTCTCATCCTCCTTTATACTCTGCCAGATCCTCAGAGGTTAAAGTGGGCATTGATGAACTTTTGAATGTCACAGTCACAGTGGAGAATAGAGGTGAAAACTCCTACAACAGTCATGTTATTCTTACGTACCCAGCTGGACTCTCCTACAGGAAGTTCACGAGTCAGCAGGTAAGGTATCGGGATCAATTCTGTATCAATTCATCACTGATCTGCTGCTCTCCCAATCCATCTAgcagtctttttatttttttctaataaagGGGAGAATTGAGTGCAGCCCCTTGGACAGTGAAGATGGTTTATCACAAGGAAGGACAGACTGCACTATTGACAAGCCAATTTTCAAGAGCAAAACtaaggtttgtttgtttcttcatgCATAAAGTATGTCCTAAGTTCTGCATAATTTAGCAAAAATTATTACTCAGTCTTATTTCTCTCATTCAATTAAGGTTTTCTTCATTGTCTCCTATGGAATTGACACCAACAGTCTACTTGAGAGGAAGATCTTTGTCACTGTGAATGCCAGCAGGTACTGTTATTTTGGTACATGTACTCCTCATTAAAGCAATATCCCAGACACAGTACAAATATTTTCAATCCTCTCTTTCAGTGGAAATCAGGAGCATGCCACTACAAGTGAACTTTACAAAAAGAAATGGATTGATGTGAAATACAGCATTTTCATGACATTTGAAAAGTATGTGCTGttctatttaaatatatatatatgtatatatatatatatatatatatatatatatatatatatatatatatatatacatacacattttttttactttgtatttaaccttaaaaatatgTCTGTTTAGCTCCCTCAGTTACAACAATTTCACATTTGGGATGAATAGTTTGCAGAAACCAGTTCAACAGTCAGTCACGGTGAAATATACCTTCTccatagatttttattttttaaaatgtattgtgTGATATAAACCTAGCTATAAAGCTTagttattcttttcttttcttgtttagaTTACAAATGATATCAGAGCGCTTAATTTCACTGTGGTGATCGGGGTTCCAGTGAAGCTTGGTGAAAAGGACATTTGGGTGGATTTGAGCAGCCTACAGGTAATATATGCCAGAAGATTTAGCTGCTGACCCCAAAATGGCTCAAGCTTAGCTGTGGGACAGATGTATGTGAGGACCAATCACACTCGCACTTAAATTTATTCCAGATCACAGACTGTCAGAGAGGAAATGATGAAGAACCACCTTTCAAAAATGTTGTTCCTCAAATACTGACAAATAAAGTAGTTGTAAGTATACCTCTGCACATTAGCCACTGAAATGTAAATTCACAGTAGATTTTCAAATTCAGATTGCACTGGGTCAAGACAAGTGTTCCATTCAGTCTTCTTTAAATCACCAACAGGACTGCTCTGTAGCCAGGTGCAGAGTGTTCAAGTGCAACACATTCCTGGAAAGACGGATGAAGAGGACATATGAAATATCTGCCAACCTCAGTTCAGGATGGATAGAACAGGTAGTTGAAGGGAAATTTGTGTTACATGTTtcattaatatatatatgtatatatactgtatataaaaaaaaaaattaaaaaaaattcccctctcgcccctgagggcggtctatccttcaagcgaCTGTCCTCTACCACAGACCTGGGAGCTTGAGAGTCCTGTGCAGTATCCTTGCTGTTCAtaggactgtgctcttctggacagagatctcagatgttgttcctggaatctgctggagccacttgcctagcttgggagtcactgcatctagtgctctgattaccactgttaccttcaccctccgcatcttctcaagctcttctctgagcccttggtacttctccagcttctcataTTCCTTCTTCccgatgttgctgtcattcgggattgctacatctatcactacagccatcttcttctgcttgtctaCCACTACtgtgtccggttggttagccatcaccattttgtccgtctgtatgtggaagtcccacaggatctttctggatgtcagccacttcctctatctgacggtggtacataccgtgcaggggcctgtccttccgtgatggttcctcctcttgctcct
This sequence is a window from Pelmatolapia mariae isolate MD_Pm_ZW linkage group LG8, Pm_UMD_F_2, whole genome shotgun sequence. Protein-coding genes within it:
- the LOC134633526 gene encoding integrin alpha-M-like — protein: MDWISSATLFLSVLNAALCFNIDPVAWKTLRSSAAGFGYQVVQRQSDLLISAPLEQYSQNRKGKIYRCTTSGENCQNIQFQEPDFAINMSLGLTMKSDPATQNTVACGPTIPKDCKSYTMYSGVCFQIDQYNRFGPPIPSSVDECLIGTDIAFLLDGSGSVDRQDFQKMKTFVKNLVGSFLSSDTKFSVSQFSTSSKVHYYFNNFFSSGSWESNIDRITQLRGGTYTAKAIEHIVQNVFTPQRGSRSNAKKVLIVITDGESQDSNRLPYAAQLAESKKIVRFAIGVGNAFNKPEAKQELDTIASFPSDKHVFQVRDFNALEIIRQNLEKKISIEGSQTSGESLRMEMAQEGFNVAYVPEGIQMSIVGANQWTGGYTQFTTGYDRVKTYEMPLEPDSYLGYSMAIAKTQRGSLTVIGAPRFKHRGTVLAVTWRFQFSTVDRQSFMKQTIEPFPWQYQTGEYFGAEVCTMDINNDDITDLIFISAPMHMEPDREGRVYVCRLTGSFVECNFDEPLVLRGHAAVKGRFGSSLAVLPDLNSDGFRDLAVGAPLENDGKGSIYIFNGEGGGRISPTYSQRITGSEVESGLKFFGLSISQSSFDQSGDGLPDLAVGSKGKVVLLRSRPIVIVKTDVSFSPKQILTQNVDCSKPLENTAELCFTMSRVSTVNTAQARIHYTLTVDATRKPPNNRAYISGKQQEQSGSVTIDLRNRQCSTVKFYIEACPEDSLNVLSNELKFTFDGLSSNTDPKPSLSPQAKTTTIYPLGFEINCGNDNKCVDNLKVDFNFTRSSEVKVGIDELLNVTVTVENRGENSYNSHVILTYPAGLSYRKFTSQQGRIECSPLDSEDGLSQGRTDCTIDKPIFKSKTKVFFIVSYGIDTNSLLERKIFVTVNASSGNQEHATTSELYKKKWIDVKYSIFMTFENSLSYNNFTFGMNSLQKPVQQSVTITNDIRALNFTVVIGVPVKLGEKDIWVDLSSLQITDCQRGNDEEPPFKNVVPQILTNKVVDCSVARCRVFKCNTFLERRMKRTYEISANLSSGWIEQIGLQSAKFLLTSTVSLEYDKNQYVYFSTGSDNPPVRKIEAVVEVYPEPNFTKEIIGGCLGGLAFLALLTAGLYKAGFFKSKYKQMINENPADVPGPGTDATAE